In Helianthus annuus cultivar XRQ/B chromosome 9, HanXRQr2.0-SUNRISE, whole genome shotgun sequence, the following are encoded in one genomic region:
- the LOC110877532 gene encoding protein YIPF6 homolog has protein sequence MSYTERDTVPLNQSSQSDIDEIENLINYTVHSSPATVPAARPPSPPRASIPVSSSPFIHSNLPPPPPQPQKPSSVAPAVSVVPPVNTSEQPSSMSGFGSAPNTLTEPVWDTVKRDLARIVSNLKLVVFPNPFREDPGKALRDWDLWGPFFFIVFLGLVLSWSASVEKSEVFAVAFALLATGAVILTLNVLLLGGHIIFFQSLSLLGYCLFPLDVGALICMLKDNVVLKIVVVCVTLAWSSWAAYPFISMAVNPRRKALALYPVLLMYVSVGFLIIAID, from the exons ATGTCTTATACCGAACGCGACACCGTTCCTCTCAACCAATCCTCTCAATCCGACATCGATGAGATCGAAAACCTAATCAACTACACCGTCCACTCCTCTCCGGCCACCGTCCCCGCCGCACGTCCACCGTCTCCTCCGCGTGCCTCCATACCTGTTTCCTCCTCTCCGTTCATCCACTCCAACcttccaccaccaccgccgcagCCGCAGAAACCGTCATCCGTCGCTCCTGCTGTTTCCGTAGTTCCGCCGGTGAACACCTCCGAACAACCGTCGAGCATGAGCGGATTCGGATCAGCTCCGAACACGTTGACGGAGCCGGTGTGGGATACGGTGAAGCGAGATCTGGCGAGAATTGTTAGTAATTTGAAGTTAGTTGTGTTTCCGAATCCGTTTCGTGAAGATCCGGGAAAAGCGTTGCGAGATTGGGATCTGTGGGGGCCCTTCTTCTTTATTGTGTTTCTAGGGCTTGTTCTTTCGTGGAGTGCTTCTGTGGAGAAG TCTGAAGTTTTCGCTGTTGCGTTTGCACTGCTTGCAACCGGTGCCGTCATTTTGACATTGAATGTTCTGCTTCTG GGTGGTCATATAATCTTCTTCCAAAGTTTAAGTCTACTGGGTTACTGTCTATTCCCGCTCGATGTTGGAGCCCTAATCTGCATGTTGAAGGACAATGTTGTATTAAAGATCGTGGTGGTGTGCGTGACATTAGCGTGGAGCTCATGGGCTGCATATCCGTTCATAAGTATGGCGGTCAACCCCAGAAGAAAAGCTCTCGCACTCTACCCTGTTTTACTCATGTATGTATCTGTCGGTTTCCTTATAATCGCCATCGATTAG